Genomic window (Magnolia sinica isolate HGM2019 chromosome 6, MsV1, whole genome shotgun sequence):
TTAATGGAAATGCACTATAATGATAATTACTTAGATCAGTGAGATAGCTTATCTAAAACCTTCTTTGAAAAGGCAGTTGattgtaaattctatattaagatggttattttgtaaattttcattttcaatatACATGACATTATCCTTGCTCTGGCCAACATGTGAATAGAACCAGGAAGCTAATGCAAGAAAGTCTTCCTCTTCCAAGTTTTTAAACATATTCCCAAATATTAATATAAATTGCCTATTAGCTGTTTGATCTAGAGCATTTCTTGATTACcaaaatatgtatatatgattttcttaacCATAAATATATTGGATACCCAAAAAATATCCCTGATCAAAATATTTTATGCTTTTGAAGATTCCAAATGTTAGGAGATCACCTTCCATATTCCAAGGAGAAGTGTCAAATGATCAAAGGATCAAATGTTCTAATCTAAGAGTTTATATTGTTTTGGCATCCATTATACAAATTGAGACCCATCATATAAACCGTCTTTTTAGATCAAACAGCTAGAATCCTGACCTAATGTATAGTAATAATTAATCGTTGGATCTATATATTCTAGCAAACATAAGaaattagaaaaatcaaaagtgAAAGCCGAAAGGAGAGACCATTAGCAGCACTATCCAAAAACAAATGttctttaaatatttttataGATGATGCCAAAATGGGCCTGTCAATGGGTCCAATCAGCCTATGAGCCAGCTAATCCAAATACTCCTTAGAAGGGTTTGGGTCTCACGTTTAAACAGTAGCCCGCAGGCTCAAGAGGAAAAGACCTATTAAGTAAATGGCTTGAGGTGGATCCAAACCCAACCAACTTATGAAGCTTACAAATAGGAATAGAAATCTTTAATCAACGAACCTCTGCGATAACAGGTTCAAGCCCATAGTTCAACGGTGGATAGGGCTTGTCGATTAAGCTTCTTTGCCTATTTAGGGAATGAGTCAGGCTCGGGTTTGAAGTCTTGGCTCATTagcagggagtggattaggtgcaacccCGGCTTCACTTTATATGGTGCGGCcctgatcatggggcccaccttgatgtttattttgtatatccacgccgttcactgttttttcagctcattttagaataagcccaaaaatgaaacagatccaaatcacaggtggtggaccataccataggaaatagtggtgattgaacgctcaccattaaaaacatccagGGGGAAACTGAAATGCCTgctgtaatgcttattttccatccaacctattggtaaggtcacacaaaccaggatgaaaggaaaaaagcaagtatcagctcgatccaaaagtCTCTTGCCCCacgacaagtttttaatggtcaatcactaactatttcctatggtatggcccacctgagatttcaatCTACTTCACTTTTAGGATCtcgcactaaaatgagctgtaaatatggatggacggcgtggatatacgaaatatacatcaaggttggccccacagtcagggtcgcaCCATGTTGGATGAGGCCAGGGCCGCCCCTAATCCGGTCCCTTATAGCCAATGGATTCGGCTCGGCTTTGACTTCCTGGCCCATTTAGAACGTGGGTTGGGTGTGGGCTGACTTTGACCCATTTGCCTTCGTCAGTCCTAGCCCCCTTAGACGCCAGATCTTATCCTACTgaataaactcagttgggcccaccttgaatgtatgtggtctatccacttcgtccatccgtttttccatataatttaaggggttgagccaaaaattgaaacatatccaaagatcaagtgaatcataccacaagaaacagtggagataatgatttccaccgttgaaacctttctaggccctgcagtgatgtttatttgtcatccaaccttttcataagatcatacaaacatggatgaacggaaatcaaaaatataagcttgatccaaagcttctgctgccctcaagaaattttcaacggtggaagattaattcaactgtttctgtggtgtagtccatttgaacattgtatatgcttcatttttgggatcaagccctcaaattatcttgtaaaatggatggacggagctgcCGATAAAATACATGATTATGATGGACCTCAAAGATTTTAATCAGTACGCTCCCATTCCccaaaagttaaaaattaaaaaatagccATCTTCCTTCAGAGAAGCAAATTCCAGCCCTTGAAAGTGTCAAAAACCTCCTTAAGAATTTTCTGAAGTATAAGATACGAAACCTCTCAAAAGAGTTGCTTGTTTGTTAATGTGACTTTTGCTTAGAACCATAGCAATCAGGCCCACCCAATATCACAATCTAAGGATGGAAGAGATTGCAGTTTTCGTTCCACATTTATTACTTTTCTCAacagtggtgactcatccacagTACCTGGCATGCAATGCAAtccaatccagaccattcaaattgtgggaccATTGTCTTACATTTTCAAATTGAACTATCctaaccgtacatttgatgggcaTAAATCgaccaaaaaaataaaacaaatcgaCTGCACTCCAAAatcatcaaatggttaagatcatctaaccaGTGATGTTTTTGATCCATGCTCATttccaatgggtcccacaatttatATAGTGGATGAATCAAAACCTTTCATAAATTGGTAGGAAAGCAGACCCTGCTCAAATCTAACCGTCTATTAAACCAAACACAAGACAGATATTTTTGGGACTATAACTCAAACTCTCCATTAAACACCATCTATTCATCATTAGCAACGAAATACGGTAGAGCAACAGCTGCCATACGCCAGGCTGTACCCGATTATAATACAGACCCGAATTTTGAAATCTACGGATTCCTGACCGTACCGAACTGCCGATCGCTATCAACGAACCGGGTACCGGACCGTCTATCGCTATCGGCGAACCGGTTGACGAGAGCTAGGGCGTTGCTTGTAACCTGCGCCACGTGGACAACCCTCCCCTTAACAGCAGCCTTCAGATTCCCGTCCTTCGCGGGACCGGCCAACCCATCCACGCACGTGTTCTCGTCCGTGAGCGCGGCGCTCACCCACGTCTGGACGTTGCTCACGTGCCACTGGAAGCTCCCGGACCCGGACCGGCCTACCCGACCCAGCTCCCGGATCGACTGGCTGATCCGGTCAACGCTGTCGCCCATGTTCTCCACGCAGTCCTTCATTGCGGCGAGGTCACGTGGCTGCATGCCATTGGAGCGTGACAGCTTGGACACGAAAGCGGAGGCGGATCGAGCACGTGCGAGGCTGACGGAGAGAGCGGCTTGGGCTAGCTGGCGCGGGCTCTGCTGGATGGAGTTGGCGTAGACGGAGAGGGACTGAACGCAGAGCGCAGGATAGAGGGTGGTGCCGCAGGAGGCTTTGATGAAATTGGTGGAGCTGGTTCGGACTGGGGATGAGGCGGCCAAGCTGGTCGAGCCAGcgaggaggaggagagagaggagaaatgagagagtggAGGTTGATTCCATTGCGTTTGGGAAACGGGATTTGGAGAGAGGGAAAGATGGTGCGTGTTTTTATAGACGAATGAGTCAAATGATATATCATGTTTTTACACACGTACGACTTCCCAATGTATAAGATGATGTTTACTTCTCCAAAACGCTAAAGGTATAGTTGTAAATTAATATGTATGCTTTCCGACCAAAGACCTAGGATCCTATGCCTGAAAATCCGGCTTGTGATTGGTCCAAGTCACCACTAACTTGTTGCTGCATGAAATACTAGTCCAGATCCTCTGTTTGCCACATGTAAAAAATTTCAGTTTGTTTCAATGTAATTGGTCACATTACCATATCATCACATACTGTATTTAATACAGTAGCGTAGACAATATCAATAATGATATAGACCAATCATACCATAGAAAATTAGGTAATTTTTGTTTATGGTAAGTAGAAGATCCAAATTCATTAAGTATAGTGTATGATAATGGGATCCAATTAGATTGCAATATGCAGAATTTTTCTAGGATTCATTTCCAACATGCCTATGATTGACGATCTCTTGAAGGTTTTAACTCTCCATTTGGAAAGCTTGCTGCATGAGTGATCATATTGATGGGCTACGATGGTGGgatcacaatttggatggtttagatcaatacACAGATGTGGCCAGCCTGGTTTGATGGTTTAGACCAATCCACGCTTGTAGTCAGCCAtagttaggggtggcaatggttaAGCTAGGTTTGGGCTAAGGTTGGCCTCACCACCACATTTGATAGTATGGATTTGAGTGTATTTGAGTACATTTAGAATTCATAACTTGTTTGGCTGCATAGATTCAGAGGTAGTTGGAATAATACAGTTTTGGTGACGCAGCTTTGGTGTGAAATCTCTCCATTTTGTTATGATTAGGAGTAAAATAATTTTTTCTAGCTTCTTTCTAAAGTAAGAGAGTCGTACATGTAACAAAGGTGTCATTATGCTACTAACCTGTTGTATATGTGGCATGTTGATGATACTTCAAAACAATAAATTTATGAGTTGCATTACCAAAATTACATCAATAAAAGAATTAGAGCAGTCTAAACATTagtcatgtaaatcaatggttaaaaagcaTTGGCGAGAGCCTAGAGCTCTTCTTTATATGCTTAGTCTCTTATCTTTTAGGATCAACCTTCTGATCAATTAGTAACTTTGACTTGGTATACTTCTATTTTGAGATGAAGCCAATTAACTATTACATGTGTGATCGTGTGTTTTCATTTTTGGACGGCTTTTTTCTCTTAATGCGTTGCTTAGGAGTCTACAATTAATGTATATGACCAATTAAATCCGGCCATGTGTGACTAGATATCATTGTTGTCGCATGATGCTAGGTTACAAATACTTTCTGCGCTAGTGTATACATAATGCTCTTTGCCGCGTGTCGGATAATCGCCTCTAGAATTTTGTTCCTACATATATCTTTGAGGCCTTCGTATAAGTGTGCCAGCACATGGCGGATCCTACTAATTGAATTTAGTTGTGACAAGTCAGTGTAAACACAACCATCCATCTTCTTATAAATACTATCACAAACAATCCATTATCCCACGATCACACTTCATTGACGTCTGATTATCAATTCATGAATCTCAATATATTTTATTGAAAACTAAATTCCTATAAGCATATGATCAAAATCATCCattcaaatttaagttttttaAGATAGCCCTAATGGCATAGAACCCAAAATTTGGGCCACAATTAGAGCTCAGTATTGAGTCAAGttagaccgagttagggctgacccgaatGGATCCGATTTGGAAATAggctgacccaaactcgactcgattcgataccAAGTCGAGCATGCTTGAACTGATTTGAATCCAAGTCTgacctggactaatccggaccaagtCCCACCCAGTAAAAAGTACCAAGTcggttcgagttggcaccgattcaaatagagagagagagagagagagagagagagagagagagagaggaggaggaggaggaggaggagggtggtgatggttgTGGGTGGCTGTTGGGcatggaagaggagagagagagagagagagagagagagagagagagagaggaggaggaggaggaggaggagggtggtgatggttgTGGGTGGCTGTTGGGcatggaagaggagagagagagagagagagagagagagagaggaggaggaggagggtggtgatggtggtgggtggttgccgagtTTAGAAGATGAGGAAAAGGAGGGAAGAAGAAAGAGTTTGGGATCGAATCAGGGTGAGGTGGGGTGCGGCGTATAGGGTTAGAGATAtttaaaaattagaattatatatatatctctctgaATCCAAGTCAAGTCGGTTTCAGATTGAGTTGAGTCTGATCGAATCGAGTTTCGGGTCAAATTACTGggtaactcaaactcaactcgatttGAATTCGGATTGGACGAAGCCTACTCGATTCG
Coding sequences:
- the LOC131248357 gene encoding 21 kDa protein-like, coding for MESTSTLSFLLSLLLLAGSTSLAASSPVRTSSTNFIKASCGTTLYPALCVQSLSVYANSIQQSPRQLAQAALSVSLARARSASAFVSKLSRSNGMQPRDLAAMKDCVENMGDSVDRISQSIRELGRVGRSGSGSFQWHVSNVQTWVSAALTDENTCVDGLAGPAKDGNLKAAVKGRVVHVAQVTSNALALVNRFADSDRRSGTRFVDSDRQFGTVRNP